Proteins co-encoded in one Natronorubrum daqingense genomic window:
- a CDS encoding 3-hydroxyacyl-CoA dehydrogenase, with the protein MVVSINTIETITVIGGGQMGRGIAAVAALTGYETYVNDVDQSQLENAEERIEWSYEKSVENGSTTEAEIEEALDRLTFTTDLEEAASDTDFVTEAAVEQQAIKEDIFRDLDEVTPEEAILSTNTSGLNITRLAEVTDRPSQVVGTHWFNPPMLMDLVEVIMTEHTPESVGDTAEALIESFDKTPIRCKVDIPSFIVNRLMRPYGEGAAWMVYRGEHTIEEIDSAMKFKERFPMGPFELADFTGGIQLRVEGEQDHLEDDRPMSYDTEVCPILHQLYDKGRYGRKANAGYYEYDERDEPQISVDAGQGFDTQLVWAPIVNEAAKMVQNDVATVDDIDTGARLGGNWPVGPLEKADEVGLDVIVEKLTEVASRHEDTNKLAETLPCDLLVEKAKAGETFY; encoded by the coding sequence ATGGTAGTATCTATCAACACGATCGAAACGATTACCGTAATCGGTGGCGGGCAGATGGGGCGAGGAATCGCCGCGGTCGCCGCACTGACTGGGTACGAAACGTACGTGAACGACGTCGATCAATCTCAACTCGAAAATGCTGAGGAACGAATCGAGTGGTCGTACGAGAAGTCGGTCGAGAACGGATCCACAACGGAGGCCGAAATCGAGGAGGCACTGGACCGACTTACGTTCACGACCGACCTCGAGGAAGCGGCTTCCGACACGGACTTCGTGACTGAAGCGGCTGTCGAACAGCAGGCGATCAAGGAGGACATTTTCCGAGACCTCGACGAGGTCACACCGGAGGAGGCGATCCTCTCGACGAACACGTCGGGTCTCAATATTACCCGTCTCGCCGAAGTGACTGACCGACCCTCGCAAGTCGTCGGAACACACTGGTTCAATCCGCCCATGCTGATGGATCTGGTCGAAGTTATTATGACCGAACACACGCCCGAGAGCGTCGGCGATACCGCCGAGGCGCTTATCGAGTCGTTCGACAAGACGCCGATTCGGTGCAAGGTCGACATTCCCTCGTTTATCGTCAACCGGCTGATGCGGCCCTACGGCGAAGGCGCCGCGTGGATGGTGTATCGCGGCGAGCACACGATCGAGGAGATCGACTCTGCGATGAAGTTCAAAGAGCGGTTCCCGATGGGCCCGTTCGAACTCGCCGACTTCACCGGCGGGATACAACTTCGCGTCGAGGGGGAACAGGACCATCTCGAGGACGATCGACCGATGTCTTACGACACCGAAGTCTGTCCCATCCTCCATCAGTTGTACGATAAGGGCCGATACGGACGCAAGGCGAACGCCGGGTACTACGAGTACGATGAACGCGATGAGCCACAGATTTCGGTCGACGCCGGACAGGGGTTCGATACGCAACTCGTCTGGGCACCGATCGTCAACGAGGCGGCCAAAATGGTCCAGAACGACGTTGCAACCGTCGACGACATCGACACCGGTGCCCGACTCGGTGGCAATTGGCCGGTCGGGCCCCTCGAGAAAGCCGACGAGGTTGGCCTCGACGTGATCGTCGAGAAATTGACCGAGGTCGCCAGCCGTCACGAAGACACGAACAAGCTCGCGGAAACGTTGCCGTGTGACTTACTCGTCGAGAAGGCCAAAGCGGGCGAAACCTTCTACTAA